A genome region from Stenotrophomonas maltophilia includes the following:
- a CDS encoding NAD-dependent epimerase/dehydratase family protein — translation MIIGRGLVAKAFAGKWPQDGATVIVAAGVSNSDEREQAAFDREKRLLDEVFTYPQARRVVYFGSCAVGNPDEPRTPYLRHKTWMESRVLADERGRVFRLPQVVGEGGNPHTLTNFLSQRIQSGEHFEVWVRSERNLIDVEDVVTLVTHVLCHPEQFPRMMPLADAQSTRMPDIVHCMERALAKRGNYSILERGAAFPIDTTDCLRAARACGIHFGPGYLEQLVEKYYGVAKRVRI, via the coding sequence GTGATTATTGGACGAGGCCTGGTTGCCAAGGCCTTCGCCGGCAAGTGGCCGCAGGACGGGGCGACTGTGATCGTTGCTGCAGGGGTGTCCAACTCCGACGAGCGGGAGCAGGCTGCATTTGATCGTGAGAAGCGTCTGCTGGATGAGGTGTTCACTTATCCGCAAGCGCGCCGGGTTGTCTATTTCGGAAGCTGCGCAGTTGGCAATCCGGACGAGCCGAGGACTCCCTACCTGCGGCACAAGACTTGGATGGAGTCTCGGGTGCTGGCCGATGAGCGTGGCAGGGTGTTCCGGCTTCCACAGGTGGTTGGCGAAGGAGGCAATCCACATACGCTCACCAATTTTCTCAGCCAACGCATTCAGTCTGGTGAGCACTTCGAGGTGTGGGTACGCTCTGAGCGCAATCTGATCGATGTCGAAGATGTGGTGACCCTGGTGACCCATGTGCTCTGTCACCCCGAGCAGTTCCCGCGGATGATGCCGCTCGCAGATGCCCAGTCGACCCGTATGCCTGACATTGTTCATTGCATGGAACGTGCGCTCGCGAAGCGCGGGAACTACAGCATTCTTGAGCGCGGTGCCGCGTTTCCGATTGATACCACGGACTGCCTTAGGGCCGCCAGGGCTTGCGGTATTCACTTTGGCCCAGGATACCTGGAGCAGCTCGTGGAGAAGTACTATGGCGTCGCCAAGAGGGTTCGAATCTAG
- a CDS encoding glycosyltransferase family 2 protein: MMAELTVVVTFHREGLFAYAALRSYMRSRQHASAAGSQVKFVLVLDNADEKTSAIVRGHPDLEGDELILVTSAGDPALARNLGIEQARSTFVCILDGDDLISRDYFQRHLAFAAAAPVRSVLHAEVVASFGRENGISLQLDQRSMPFSPDVLLHANPWISAVFARREVFSQIPYVACRPEKTGYGYEDWHWSCQTVAAGYEHLIVPRTAYFYRLKHTGSVNASSAAMRAVLPPSDLFGRWEHC; encoded by the coding sequence ATGATGGCTGAACTTACCGTCGTAGTGACTTTCCATCGCGAGGGATTGTTTGCATATGCTGCGCTGCGAAGCTACATGCGGTCGCGCCAGCATGCGTCTGCCGCCGGATCGCAGGTGAAGTTCGTGCTGGTATTGGACAATGCAGATGAGAAAACCAGCGCAATTGTGCGCGGGCATCCTGACCTGGAGGGAGATGAGCTGATCCTCGTCACTTCAGCAGGAGATCCGGCGCTGGCGCGCAACCTGGGTATCGAGCAGGCCAGAAGCACCTTTGTCTGCATCCTCGATGGCGATGACCTGATCAGCCGGGATTACTTTCAGCGACACTTGGCCTTTGCTGCGGCAGCTCCAGTTCGGTCCGTTCTTCACGCCGAGGTGGTTGCCAGCTTCGGCAGGGAAAATGGAATCAGTCTGCAGCTTGATCAGCGCAGCATGCCATTTTCGCCGGACGTGCTGCTCCACGCGAATCCTTGGATAAGTGCCGTGTTCGCGCGCCGTGAAGTCTTCAGTCAGATCCCCTACGTCGCCTGCCGGCCAGAAAAGACCGGATATGGCTATGAAGATTGGCATTGGAGTTGCCAGACCGTGGCGGCGGGCTACGAGCATCTGATCGTGCCACGCACGGCCTATTTCTACAGGCTCAAGCACACAGGCTCGGTCAATGCGAGCAGCGCCGCCATGCGCGCCGTCTTGCCACCGAGTGATCTGTTCGGTCGATGGGAGCATTGTTGA
- a CDS encoding glycosyltransferase: protein MRRLFALARRVDVRQLLRNPRMELGRIMVWLGRRIERVGRNTGSGHRPMPDWLHEEMVALAAIEPELLREGDEPRRFGHASIPLTNRPGEIYRELVESVGTQSASHVLILPWLVRGGADRGALHHLRVWAEALPAGKALLVLTEDVASPWLERVPAAVRVLPFGRIVGGMALPGRVQLLTRLLLQMQPAVIHNINSRVAWQAFAQHGLALRQKSGLFASLFCDDRDEEGVPTGFARSHLRDSYANLVTVFCDNSVYPNIWSRELGVPRQLFSVLRFPYDQKVVRKEGPYLIEGPARVLWAGRFDRQKRLDILLQVAKSMPSVGFDVHGVSELGRPDPAVKEIRGLPNVVLNGSFERFDDIVRPTHAALLFTTSWEGLPTLLLDAAAAGLPIVAPAVGGIGDLLDAAWLVDDPDDVAGFVARLKDLGHDQALREQRRIEQYASLSDGRDWSTFVKTLQDIPFYLPELPAAPDISIEQGRIQ, encoded by the coding sequence ATGCGGCGTCTGTTCGCTTTGGCGCGTCGTGTCGATGTTCGCCAGCTGCTGCGTAATCCACGAATGGAACTGGGCCGCATCATGGTCTGGCTGGGTCGACGCATTGAACGCGTGGGTCGGAATACCGGCAGCGGGCACAGACCAATGCCGGACTGGCTGCATGAGGAAATGGTGGCGCTGGCGGCGATCGAGCCGGAGCTGTTGAGGGAGGGTGACGAGCCCAGGCGCTTTGGCCACGCTTCGATCCCGCTCACCAACCGCCCGGGCGAGATCTATCGGGAACTGGTGGAGTCTGTCGGCACTCAGTCAGCCAGCCACGTTCTCATCTTGCCATGGTTGGTGCGGGGAGGGGCTGATCGGGGGGCGCTGCATCACCTTCGGGTCTGGGCAGAGGCGCTGCCCGCAGGCAAAGCATTGCTTGTTCTTACCGAGGACGTTGCCTCTCCTTGGCTTGAGCGAGTCCCAGCGGCGGTCAGGGTGCTCCCATTTGGCCGGATTGTGGGCGGCATGGCATTGCCCGGTCGCGTGCAACTTCTGACCCGGCTGTTGCTGCAGATGCAACCGGCGGTGATTCACAACATCAATTCAAGGGTTGCCTGGCAGGCGTTCGCGCAGCACGGGCTGGCGCTGCGCCAGAAGTCAGGGCTGTTTGCTTCCCTGTTCTGCGATGACCGCGATGAGGAGGGGGTTCCAACCGGATTTGCCCGAAGTCACCTGCGCGACAGCTATGCAAACCTGGTGACGGTTTTTTGCGACAATAGTGTCTATCCGAACATCTGGTCCAGGGAGCTTGGTGTTCCTCGACAGCTGTTCAGCGTGCTGCGCTTCCCTTATGACCAGAAGGTTGTCCGGAAGGAGGGGCCGTATCTGATCGAAGGTCCTGCTCGAGTACTCTGGGCAGGGCGTTTTGATCGCCAGAAGCGGCTTGACATTCTCCTCCAGGTCGCAAAGTCAATGCCATCAGTAGGATTCGACGTGCATGGGGTATCCGAACTGGGCCGTCCGGATCCTGCAGTCAAGGAGATCAGAGGATTGCCCAACGTAGTCCTGAACGGTTCATTCGAACGGTTCGACGACATCGTGCGTCCCACGCATGCGGCGCTGCTTTTCACCACATCATGGGAAGGATTGCCGACACTGCTGCTTGATGCTGCGGCCGCGGGTCTGCCGATCGTGGCGCCAGCAGTCGGGGGGATCGGCGATCTCCTCGATGCTGCTTGGTTGGTTGATGATCCCGATGACGTTGCTGGATTCGTGGCGAGGTTGAAGGACCTGGGACATGATCAGGCGCTGCGTGAACAGCGTCGGATCGAGCAGTACGCCTCGCTATCAGATGGTCGGGACTGGAGCACCTTCGTCAAGACACTGCAAGACATACCGTTCTACCTGCCGGAACTGCCGGCAGCGCCTGACATATCTATCGAGCAAGGAAGAATTCAGTGA